A portion of the Streptomyces sp. YPW6 genome contains these proteins:
- a CDS encoding SDR family NAD(P)-dependent oxidoreductase: MEVHTTPTRVRATAAVVEKFRHASADDNPLHVDAGYARRTAFGEPVVYGVLGALVALSGLAPRPGRSPVRITARFQSPVHADQDYTCEVAEDSAARAVVRLRDGARTLLEVTAEFREGPGADAGAVPENAASAPAGQPRDADLDAFTPGLVIGEGYAPRWEAVEDLVERLGLRERGFGPVPVGVLAWISYLVGMEAPGRAALLSDCTVDFEDTAGTGPFTAHAEVADVQERFRMLRLEGTATALGVRARAQVRAFHRAEVAACDVTALTGLLPDGEPLAGRTALVVGASRGLGAAITQALALQGAEVYAGFHRSAEDAAALAGRLGTAGGRIHPAPGDAGDPSWAADVLRRIREERGGLDLLVLNACPTPAELPLEPTASRRAADHVARAVALAREPLAAVAAEVAGRGGRVVAVSSAWTAAPQPGWSAYVTAKSAVEGLVRAAAVEHTGASWTIARPPRLRTAMTATPLGGDRGAAVEPVAAAVVRAAASPAAPGRVGVLSFTEEGEEVPEAGSALPGPRGGAAPVVPSPGAAAEAVDEPDGRRPATLAVAATFTLDPLLLPLQHWCDRLGLGLRVAAADYGQVFQELLAPEGVFASVDTGLKTVLVRSEDWPAGESARTAEEFADAVRAHAGRSPVPVLVSLCPPSPANRDGRGRDSELTSAEELIVRALAGVSGVHVLGRERWAGGIVPAGRDHYDAARDEAAHIPFTQEGCVALAAGVARAAHTALTSPSKVIVLDCDNTLWGGVVGEDGPRGIRLDAAHLAVQEWAVARQREGVLLCLASKNEEADVAEVFAVRDDMPLRPEHLTARRVNWEPKPLNIAALAAELDLGLDSFVFLDDNPVEVAAVRAAHPEVLALQLPVDSEDVPGFLDRIWSLDRLTVTDEDRRRTDFYRARSDRDAMRRSSASLTDFINGLELSVDVAPPTPEQRPRVSQLTYRTNQFNLSTVRRGEPAIQALLSDPKVRVRTAHAKDRFGDYGLVGLAITREDPEGASATLDTFLMSCRVLGRGVEHAFLSAVAAELADAGVGELVAPYVASERNSPVRRFFDSALGAFAGADGDHEDQGVVYRAPMSAVASVTFEPEEPQADDDGAARPAARPAGTRPETGVRETVRRQALAELAQDSDPLSTVLRATQPSARLTGAALPTAPAPAAPAGGTLAEAHETVRTVVGDVLGLPLTDIGPHTPLEAIRMTSLAVVDAIIRLEKRYGRLPKTLFFEHRTLGDIAAALAGEDADGDGPTGPREPRSAPDGAEAEPSPPPPLPVAAGSGPSSAEGSPAVPEDDPVAVVGLAGHYPGADSLDELWQNILDGRSVARPVPADRWDHGAVYAPEGGQGRTYSGIGAFLDGVADFDALYFGIAPLDAEQMDPQQRLFLQTAVEAVQDAGYDRHTLGRDVGVYVGAMADDYRTFSSNGAPAGHAPYPYADTYAIANRVSYFLDLTGPSMVVDTACSASGVALHLACEAIRRGDVGAAIAGGVNLVLHPVRHIQYAQMGMLSRAGACRPFADGADGFVMGEGVGAVLLKPLSRAVADGDHVYGLIRGTAVNSGGRTSGFTVPSPEAQASLVSSALRGAGVAPATLGYVEAHGSGTSLGDPIEVRALTRAFGPREQAGSCALGSVKANIGHLEPAAGIAGLTKVLLQLKHRTLPPTPHAGTPNPFVELDGGPFRLQAAAAPWEPVGREADGGVPPLRAGVSSFGAGGVNAHLVVEAYTTPHPEPEEDVVRTELFTLSAHTDERLRESARRLADHLRGPGQHARLADVAHTLRVGREALDVRAAFTASDHAAAIGVLEQIADGGAEASSRVHSGRPARGGPLSGLFEDLTGGREFLASLAARGEWAALARLWVHGAPLDRAALLPAARRTPLPAYPFERVPYWLPSAALPPRTPAPGPRRTTPGRAERGAGRGVDTRWEAAPGVRRPAPAPRPRSWSWTPPAPRPCPAPARSSRG, translated from the coding sequence ATGGAAGTCCACACGACGCCGACCCGGGTGCGGGCCACAGCCGCCGTGGTCGAGAAGTTCCGGCATGCGAGTGCCGATGACAATCCGTTGCACGTCGACGCGGGTTACGCACGGCGCACCGCGTTCGGTGAGCCCGTCGTCTACGGGGTGCTCGGCGCCCTGGTCGCCCTGTCCGGTCTCGCACCGCGTCCGGGCCGGAGCCCGGTCCGGATCACGGCGCGGTTCCAGTCTCCCGTCCACGCCGACCAGGACTACACCTGCGAGGTGGCCGAGGACTCCGCCGCCCGCGCGGTGGTCCGGCTGCGGGACGGCGCCCGCACGCTCCTGGAGGTGACCGCGGAGTTCCGCGAGGGCCCCGGCGCCGACGCGGGAGCGGTTCCGGAGAACGCCGCGTCCGCGCCGGCCGGACAGCCGCGCGACGCCGACCTCGACGCGTTCACCCCGGGACTGGTCATCGGTGAGGGCTACGCCCCCCGCTGGGAGGCGGTCGAGGATCTGGTGGAGCGGCTCGGGCTGCGTGAGCGGGGTTTCGGCCCCGTCCCGGTGGGCGTGCTGGCCTGGATCAGCTACCTGGTCGGCATGGAGGCCCCCGGCCGGGCCGCGCTGCTGTCCGACTGCACGGTGGACTTCGAGGACACGGCCGGCACCGGCCCCTTCACCGCGCACGCCGAAGTCGCCGACGTGCAGGAGCGGTTCCGGATGCTGCGTCTGGAGGGCACCGCCACCGCGCTGGGCGTGCGCGCCCGCGCGCAGGTGCGCGCCTTCCACCGCGCCGAGGTCGCCGCCTGCGACGTCACGGCGCTGACCGGGCTGCTGCCGGACGGCGAGCCGCTCGCCGGGCGCACGGCCCTGGTCGTCGGCGCCAGCCGGGGGCTGGGCGCCGCGATCACCCAGGCGCTCGCCCTGCAGGGCGCAGAGGTGTACGCGGGGTTCCACCGCAGCGCCGAGGACGCGGCCGCGCTGGCCGGCCGACTCGGTACGGCGGGGGGACGGATCCATCCGGCGCCCGGCGACGCGGGTGACCCGTCGTGGGCCGCGGACGTCCTGCGGCGCATCCGGGAGGAGCGCGGCGGTCTCGACCTTCTCGTACTCAACGCGTGCCCCACTCCGGCGGAGTTGCCACTGGAGCCGACGGCCTCCCGGCGGGCCGCCGACCATGTGGCCCGCGCGGTGGCTCTCGCCCGCGAGCCCCTCGCCGCCGTCGCCGCCGAGGTGGCCGGACGCGGCGGCCGCGTGGTCGCCGTGTCCAGCGCCTGGACGGCCGCCCCGCAGCCGGGCTGGTCGGCGTACGTGACCGCGAAGTCCGCCGTCGAGGGGCTCGTGCGCGCGGCTGCCGTCGAGCACACCGGGGCGTCGTGGACCATCGCCCGTCCGCCCCGGCTGCGTACCGCCATGACCGCCACGCCGCTGGGCGGCGACCGCGGCGCCGCGGTGGAGCCGGTGGCCGCCGCGGTGGTCCGGGCCGCCGCGTCGCCCGCCGCGCCGGGCCGGGTGGGCGTCCTCTCCTTCACGGAGGAGGGCGAGGAGGTCCCGGAGGCGGGGAGCGCGCTTCCCGGACCGCGGGGCGGAGCGGCCCCGGTCGTGCCCTCACCCGGGGCGGCGGCCGAAGCCGTCGACGAGCCCGACGGCCGGCGCCCGGCCACCCTCGCCGTGGCCGCGACCTTCACGCTCGACCCCCTGCTCCTCCCCTTGCAGCACTGGTGCGACCGGCTGGGCCTCGGCCTGCGGGTGGCGGCCGCCGACTACGGGCAGGTCTTCCAGGAACTGCTCGCCCCGGAAGGGGTGTTCGCGTCCGTCGACACCGGTCTCAAGACCGTGCTCGTACGCAGTGAGGACTGGCCGGCCGGGGAGAGCGCCCGTACCGCCGAGGAGTTCGCCGACGCGGTGCGGGCGCACGCGGGCCGCAGCCCGGTGCCCGTGCTCGTGTCGCTGTGTCCGCCGTCCCCGGCGAACCGGGACGGCCGGGGCAGGGACAGCGAGCTGACCTCCGCCGAGGAGCTGATCGTCCGGGCCCTGGCCGGCGTCTCCGGTGTCCACGTCCTGGGCCGGGAGCGCTGGGCGGGCGGCATCGTCCCGGCCGGCCGGGACCACTACGACGCGGCCCGCGACGAGGCGGCCCACATCCCCTTCACGCAGGAGGGCTGTGTCGCCCTGGCGGCGGGCGTGGCGCGTGCCGCGCACACCGCGCTGACGTCTCCCTCGAAGGTGATCGTCCTCGACTGCGACAACACCCTGTGGGGCGGCGTCGTCGGAGAGGACGGGCCCCGGGGGATCCGGCTCGACGCCGCTCATCTGGCCGTCCAGGAGTGGGCGGTCGCCCGCCAGCGGGAAGGCGTGCTGCTCTGCCTCGCCAGCAAGAACGAGGAGGCGGACGTCGCCGAGGTCTTCGCCGTGCGCGACGACATGCCGCTGCGGCCCGAGCACCTCACCGCGCGGCGGGTGAACTGGGAGCCGAAGCCGCTGAACATCGCGGCGCTCGCCGCCGAACTCGACCTGGGGCTGGACAGTTTCGTCTTCCTCGACGACAACCCGGTGGAAGTCGCCGCGGTCCGCGCGGCGCACCCCGAGGTGCTGGCGCTGCAACTGCCGGTGGACAGCGAGGACGTTCCCGGCTTCCTGGACCGGATCTGGTCCCTCGACCGGCTCACCGTCACCGACGAGGACCGCCGGCGTACCGACTTCTACCGTGCGCGGAGCGACCGCGACGCGATGCGCCGCAGCTCGGCCTCCCTCACGGACTTCATCAACGGCCTCGAACTGTCCGTCGACGTCGCGCCGCCCACACCCGAGCAGCGCCCGCGTGTCTCCCAACTGACCTACCGAACCAATCAGTTCAACCTGTCGACGGTCCGGCGCGGCGAGCCGGCGATCCAGGCGCTGCTGTCCGACCCGAAGGTGCGCGTCCGCACCGCCCACGCGAAGGACCGCTTCGGTGACTACGGCCTCGTCGGCCTCGCGATCACCCGGGAGGACCCCGAGGGGGCCTCGGCGACGCTCGACACGTTCCTGATGAGCTGCCGTGTGCTGGGCCGCGGCGTGGAGCACGCCTTCCTGTCCGCCGTCGCGGCCGAGCTGGCGGACGCCGGAGTCGGCGAGCTCGTCGCGCCGTACGTCGCCAGCGAGCGCAACAGCCCGGTGCGGCGCTTCTTCGACTCGGCGCTCGGCGCGTTCGCCGGGGCGGACGGGGACCACGAGGACCAGGGCGTCGTCTACCGGGCGCCGATGTCCGCGGTCGCGTCGGTGACGTTCGAACCGGAGGAGCCGCAGGCCGACGACGACGGGGCCGCCCGGCCCGCCGCGCGACCGGCGGGCACGCGGCCGGAGACGGGCGTGCGCGAGACCGTACGGCGGCAGGCGCTGGCCGAGCTGGCCCAGGACAGCGACCCGCTGTCGACCGTTCTGCGGGCGACCCAGCCCTCCGCACGGCTGACCGGGGCCGCGCTCCCGACGGCGCCCGCGCCCGCGGCACCCGCCGGCGGCACCCTGGCCGAGGCCCACGAGACCGTCCGCACCGTCGTCGGCGACGTCCTGGGGCTGCCGCTGACGGACATCGGGCCGCACACGCCGCTCGAAGCGATCCGGATGACCTCCCTGGCCGTGGTGGACGCCATCATCCGTCTGGAGAAGCGGTACGGACGACTGCCCAAGACCTTGTTCTTCGAACACCGGACGCTCGGCGACATCGCCGCGGCCCTGGCGGGCGAGGACGCGGACGGCGACGGCCCCACGGGGCCGCGGGAGCCACGGTCCGCGCCCGACGGCGCCGAGGCGGAACCGTCACCCCCGCCGCCGCTTCCCGTGGCGGCCGGCAGCGGCCCCTCCTCCGCGGAGGGTTCCCCGGCCGTGCCCGAGGACGACCCGGTCGCGGTGGTCGGCCTGGCCGGGCACTACCCCGGAGCCGACAGTCTCGACGAGCTGTGGCAGAACATCCTGGACGGCCGCAGCGTGGCCCGCCCGGTCCCGGCCGACCGCTGGGACCACGGCGCGGTGTACGCCCCCGAGGGCGGGCAGGGCCGCACCTACAGCGGGATCGGCGCGTTCCTGGACGGTGTCGCCGACTTCGACGCGCTGTACTTCGGCATCGCCCCGCTCGACGCCGAGCAGATGGACCCCCAGCAGCGGCTGTTCCTGCAGACGGCGGTGGAGGCCGTCCAGGACGCCGGGTACGACCGCCACACCCTCGGCCGCGACGTGGGCGTGTACGTCGGCGCGATGGCCGACGACTACCGCACGTTCAGCTCGAACGGCGCACCCGCAGGCCACGCCCCCTACCCGTACGCCGACACCTACGCGATCGCCAACCGGGTCTCGTACTTCCTGGACCTGACCGGCCCCAGCATGGTCGTCGACACGGCCTGCTCCGCTTCGGGGGTGGCCCTGCACCTGGCGTGCGAGGCCATCCGGCGTGGCGACGTGGGGGCCGCGATCGCCGGTGGCGTCAACCTGGTGCTGCATCCGGTGCGCCACATCCAGTACGCGCAGATGGGCATGTTGTCGAGGGCCGGGGCCTGCCGGCCGTTCGCGGACGGCGCCGACGGCTTCGTGATGGGCGAGGGCGTGGGCGCGGTTCTGCTGAAGCCTCTCTCCAGGGCGGTGGCGGACGGCGACCACGTGTACGGCCTGATCCGCGGCACCGCGGTCAACTCCGGCGGCCGCACCAGCGGGTTCACCGTGCCGAGCCCGGAGGCGCAGGCGTCCCTCGTCTCGTCGGCGCTGCGCGGCGCGGGCGTGGCTCCCGCGACGCTCGGCTACGTGGAGGCGCACGGCAGCGGTACGTCGCTCGGCGACCCGATCGAAGTGCGGGCCCTGACCCGGGCGTTCGGGCCGCGTGAGCAGGCGGGCAGCTGCGCGCTGGGCAGCGTGAAGGCGAACATCGGGCATCTGGAGCCCGCCGCCGGCATCGCCGGTCTGACGAAGGTGCTGCTGCAGCTGAAGCACCGGACACTGCCGCCCACCCCGCACGCCGGCACCCCCAACCCCTTCGTCGAGCTGGACGGCGGCCCGTTCCGCCTCCAGGCCGCCGCCGCACCGTGGGAGCCGGTCGGGCGGGAGGCCGACGGCGGCGTCCCGCCGCTGCGGGCCGGCGTCAGCTCCTTCGGCGCGGGCGGGGTGAACGCCCACCTGGTCGTCGAGGCCTACACGACGCCGCACCCGGAACCGGAGGAGGACGTGGTGCGTACCGAGCTCTTCACCCTGTCGGCCCACACCGACGAGCGCCTGCGGGAGTCCGCTCGCCGGCTGGCGGACCATCTGCGCGGCCCGGGGCAGCACGCCCGGCTCGCCGACGTGGCGCACACGCTGCGGGTCGGACGGGAAGCCCTCGACGTGCGGGCCGCGTTCACGGCGTCGGACCACGCGGCGGCCATCGGTGTGCTGGAGCAGATCGCGGACGGCGGCGCGGAGGCGTCGTCCCGCGTCCACAGCGGACGCCCGGCACGCGGCGGACCGCTCTCCGGGCTCTTCGAGGACCTGACGGGCGGCCGGGAGTTCCTGGCGTCGCTCGCCGCCCGGGGCGAGTGGGCGGCGCTGGCACGGCTGTGGGTGCACGGCGCCCCGCTGGACCGGGCCGCGCTGCTGCCCGCCGCACGCCGCACCCCGCTGCCCGCGTACCCCTTCGAGCGGGTGCCGTACTGGCTGCCGTCGGCCGCCCTCCCGCCTCGGACACCGGCCCCGGGGCCGCGGCGGACGACACCCGGCCGCGCCGAGCGAGGCGCCGGCCGCGGCGTGGACACCCGCTGGGAAGCCGCCCCCGGCGTGCGCCGGCCGGCGCCGGCGCCCCGGCCACGGTCCTGGTCCTGGACCCCCCCGGCGCCCCGCCCCTGCCCGGCACCGGCGAGGAGCAGCCGTGGCTGA
- the fabD gene encoding ACP S-malonyltransferase, with the protein MTLIHVFPGQGSHRPGIGKDLFPRFPHLVRQADSVLGRSITDLCLNGSAEELTDTRNTQTAMYVVGALSYLDAVRTTGQVPDAVAGHSLGEYVALFAAGAFDFLTGLEIVVRRGELMAQAPAGGMAAVMGAEPERIREVLARHAPGVDIANLNAPGQTVVAGPADQLKGLAAAFGDEAGAVVPLKVGGAFHSRYMADAAEEFGAFLAQYRLGPPRIEVVSNVTARPYGPDEPAGLLSRQIASPVRWSESVEYLLGHPDAEIRELGPGQVLTGLVAQIRAARRALSPTA; encoded by the coding sequence ATGACGCTCATCCACGTGTTCCCCGGCCAGGGCTCTCACCGCCCCGGCATCGGCAAGGACCTGTTCCCCCGGTTCCCGCACCTGGTGCGGCAGGCCGACTCGGTGCTCGGGCGGTCGATCACGGACCTGTGCCTCAACGGCTCCGCCGAGGAGCTGACCGACACCCGCAACACCCAGACCGCGATGTACGTCGTGGGCGCGCTGTCCTACCTGGACGCCGTACGGACGACCGGGCAGGTGCCCGACGCCGTCGCCGGCCACAGCCTGGGCGAGTACGTGGCGCTCTTCGCGGCCGGCGCTTTCGACTTCCTCACCGGGCTCGAAATCGTCGTCCGGCGCGGCGAGCTGATGGCGCAGGCGCCAGCGGGCGGCATGGCGGCCGTGATGGGCGCGGAACCCGAGCGGATCCGCGAAGTCCTCGCCCGGCACGCGCCCGGGGTCGACATCGCCAACCTCAACGCTCCCGGCCAGACCGTCGTCGCCGGCCCGGCCGACCAGCTCAAGGGGCTCGCCGCCGCGTTCGGCGACGAGGCCGGGGCGGTCGTCCCGCTCAAGGTCGGCGGCGCCTTCCACTCCCGGTACATGGCGGACGCGGCCGAGGAGTTCGGCGCCTTCCTCGCCCAGTACCGGCTCGGACCGCCGCGTATCGAGGTGGTCTCGAACGTGACCGCACGGCCCTACGGACCCGATGAGCCGGCCGGTCTGCTCTCCCGTCAGATCGCCTCGCCCGTGCGCTGGTCCGAGAGCGTGGAGTACCTGCTCGGCCACCCGGACGCGGAGATCCGGGAGCTCGGGCCCGGCCAGGTGCTGACCGGTCTCGTCGCCCAGATCAGAGCAGCCCGCCGAGCGCTGTCCCCCACCGCGTGA
- a CDS encoding 4'-phosphopantetheinyl transferase superfamily protein, which yields MTREPHATLGVTDVHLWIASCDGPDGEPSGLREHEPVLSAQERDRADQFHFQHDRAQFVLARSLLRRCLSQYADIEPSAWEFEFNAFGKPAVHHRLGVDLDFNLSHSRGMCMLGVTRGRPIGVDVEKRDAPISLPDLIHQVMSEPEIEELRSLPARAWKSRFLDVWVFKEAYAKARGQGMSLPLKDISFLFPDGRTPELRLKPSLADRPDHWLYDFVRVPADFHAAICIGRRRDEELRLVVREPDRL from the coding sequence ATGACCAGGGAACCCCACGCCACGCTGGGCGTGACCGACGTCCACCTGTGGATCGCGTCCTGCGACGGACCGGACGGCGAGCCCAGCGGCCTGCGCGAGCACGAGCCGGTCCTCTCCGCCCAGGAGCGCGACCGGGCCGACCAGTTCCACTTCCAGCACGACCGGGCCCAGTTCGTGCTGGCGCGGTCGCTGCTGCGCCGCTGCCTGTCCCAGTACGCCGACATCGAGCCGTCCGCGTGGGAATTCGAGTTCAACGCGTTCGGGAAGCCCGCCGTGCACCACCGGCTCGGTGTCGACCTCGACTTCAACCTCTCGCACTCGCGGGGGATGTGCATGCTCGGCGTCACCAGGGGGCGCCCCATCGGGGTGGACGTGGAGAAGCGCGACGCCCCGATCTCCCTCCCGGACCTGATCCACCAGGTCATGTCAGAACCCGAGATCGAGGAACTGCGCAGCCTGCCCGCCCGCGCCTGGAAGAGCCGGTTCCTGGACGTGTGGGTCTTCAAGGAGGCGTACGCCAAAGCGCGCGGTCAGGGCATGTCCCTGCCGTTGAAGGACATCTCCTTCCTCTTCCCCGACGGCCGCACCCCGGAGCTGAGGCTCAAGCCCTCGCTGGCCGACCGGCCCGACCACTGGCTCTACGACTTCGTCAGGGTGCCGGCCGACTTCCACGCGGCCATCTGCATCGGACGCCGTCGCGACGAGGAGCTGCGGCTCGTCGTACGCGAGCCGGACCGGCTGTAG
- a CDS encoding GbsR/MarR family transcriptional regulator: MEQNAQGRTAVTEEELAFVEDAAISLERQGLFRMAGRVLAWLLICDPPEQTAGDLVEVLQASKGSVSAATRFLVPSGMVERISRPGERRDYYRIKEGVWPTLAKSQSDHYQSFVDITEQGLRILEDAPARRKERLQTMHDFYTWLAKEMPMLWKRWEAEQGTQEGTRGA, translated from the coding sequence ATGGAACAGAATGCACAGGGTAGGACCGCGGTTACGGAGGAAGAGCTGGCCTTCGTCGAGGACGCCGCCATCAGCCTTGAACGGCAAGGGCTGTTCCGCATGGCCGGCCGGGTCCTCGCCTGGCTGTTGATCTGCGATCCGCCGGAGCAGACCGCGGGTGATCTCGTCGAGGTGCTCCAGGCCAGCAAGGGCTCGGTGAGCGCCGCCACGCGCTTCCTCGTGCCGAGCGGCATGGTCGAGAGGATCTCCCGTCCCGGGGAGCGCAGGGACTACTACCGCATCAAGGAAGGCGTGTGGCCGACGCTCGCCAAGAGCCAGTCGGACCACTACCAGTCGTTCGTCGACATCACCGAACAGGGCCTGCGGATCCTGGAGGACGCCCCGGCGCGGCGCAAGGAGCGGCTGCAGACGATGCACGACTTCTACACGTGGCTGGCCAAGGAGATGCCGATGCTCTGGAAGCGCTGGGAAGCGGAGCAGGGTACCCAGGAGGGGACCCGCGGCGCCTGA
- a CDS encoding YitT family protein has protein sequence MPRLPALVTALPPGDLAARLGMYLAGCAVFSSGATLFIHSDLGTDPLDVLALGLQRHIPITIGIAQAGIAAVCIAIWSAWNRRRPVIAPFVTFLLCGSLIDLLLLTDLSWIGGTPSLAAAVPLCAYGSALIIMSGIGIRAMDLVAISMTQRWRWPFWAAKGGTEAVLLGFGYVLGGPVGVGTLCFLIFVDGLIQPFMALNRRALRLRNHGLAEAGAQAARVSA, from the coding sequence ATGCCTCGACTGCCCGCACTCGTCACCGCACTGCCGCCCGGCGACCTGGCCGCGCGCCTCGGCATGTACCTGGCCGGCTGCGCCGTCTTCTCCTCCGGGGCGACCCTGTTCATCCACTCCGACCTCGGCACGGACCCCCTCGACGTCCTCGCCCTCGGCCTCCAGCGCCACATCCCGATCACCATCGGCATCGCCCAGGCCGGGATCGCCGCGGTCTGCATCGCGATCTGGTCCGCCTGGAACCGGCGCCGCCCGGTCATCGCCCCGTTCGTCACGTTCCTCCTGTGCGGCAGCCTGATCGACCTGCTGCTCCTGACCGACCTTTCATGGATCGGCGGCACCCCCTCACTGGCGGCCGCGGTCCCGCTGTGCGCGTACGGCTCGGCCCTGATCATCATGAGCGGCATCGGCATCCGCGCCATGGACCTGGTCGCGATCTCCATGACCCAGCGCTGGAGGTGGCCGTTCTGGGCCGCCAAGGGCGGCACGGAGGCGGTGCTCCTGGGGTTCGGATACGTCCTCGGAGGACCCGTCGGCGTCGGCACGCTGTGCTTCCTGATCTTCGTCGACGGGCTGATACAGCCGTTCATGGCGCTCAACCGGAGAGCCCTGCGGCTGCGGAACCACGGCCTGGCCGAGGCCGGCGCGCAGGCCGCGCGCGTCTCCGCCTGA
- a CDS encoding PfaD family polyunsaturated fatty acid/polyketide biosynthesis protein gives MHSPHGTPGPRAAPFPGPELRPEDLGSAGFRADHSVAYAYATGSMYKAIASVDLVVRMGRAGLLGYFGAGGLSDDELAASIRRIRAELGGHGPFGVNLLSSRPEREERGVDVCLAHGVRRIEAASFVRISPALVRFRLTGAHRDGGGAVRTPNLIMAKVSRQEAAEAFLSPPPPAIVRDLAAAGRITPQEAELAGAVAMCDDLCAEADSGGHTDQRPMTALLPAMLSLRERMAFTGPAGRVRIGAAGGIGTPEAAAAAFVMGADFVLTGSVNQCTVEAGTSDAAKDLLQRAQVQDTILVPAGDMFEMGTKAQVLRRGLFFPARANKLYELWLRHDSLDELDQDTADHVQRRILGRSFDEVWQEIKSRYVDSRPAVIERAEQDPKRRMALTFTWYFAKATRVAMEGDAGSRVDFQIPCGPALGALNERLRGTPQEDWRHRHPDDIARLIMTGAAELLSRAAHLPTPSTTVAAGRVGVRP, from the coding sequence GTGCATTCGCCCCACGGTACGCCAGGTCCACGGGCCGCCCCGTTCCCCGGCCCGGAACTGCGGCCGGAGGACCTCGGCAGCGCCGGTTTCCGAGCCGACCACTCGGTCGCGTACGCCTACGCGACGGGCTCGATGTACAAGGCCATCGCTTCGGTGGACCTCGTCGTCCGGATGGGGCGGGCCGGGCTGCTGGGCTACTTCGGAGCGGGGGGGCTGAGCGACGACGAACTGGCGGCGTCGATCCGGCGCATCCGCGCGGAGCTCGGCGGCCACGGCCCCTTCGGCGTCAATCTCCTCTCCTCCCGCCCGGAACGGGAGGAGCGCGGCGTCGACGTCTGCCTCGCCCACGGCGTACGCCGCATCGAGGCCGCGTCCTTCGTCCGCATCTCGCCGGCCCTCGTCCGCTTCCGGCTGACCGGCGCCCACCGGGACGGCGGCGGTGCGGTGCGCACGCCGAACCTGATCATGGCCAAGGTCTCGCGGCAGGAGGCGGCCGAGGCGTTCCTCTCCCCGCCGCCCCCCGCGATCGTCCGCGATCTGGCCGCCGCCGGCCGGATCACCCCGCAGGAGGCGGAACTCGCCGGCGCGGTCGCCATGTGCGACGACCTCTGCGCCGAGGCGGACTCCGGCGGCCACACCGACCAGCGCCCGATGACCGCCCTGCTGCCCGCGATGCTCAGCCTGCGCGAGCGGATGGCGTTCACCGGTCCGGCGGGCCGGGTGCGCATCGGCGCGGCGGGCGGCATCGGGACGCCCGAGGCGGCGGCCGCCGCCTTCGTCATGGGCGCCGACTTCGTCCTCACCGGCAGTGTCAACCAGTGCACCGTCGAGGCGGGCACGTCGGACGCCGCGAAGGACCTGCTGCAGCGCGCCCAGGTGCAGGACACCATCCTGGTCCCGGCGGGCGACATGTTCGAGATGGGCACCAAGGCGCAGGTCCTGCGCCGGGGCCTGTTCTTCCCGGCCCGCGCCAACAAGCTGTACGAACTGTGGCTGCGGCACGACTCGCTCGACGAGCTGGACCAGGACACCGCCGACCACGTGCAGCGACGCATCCTCGGCCGTTCCTTCGACGAGGTGTGGCAGGAGATCAAGTCCCGCTACGTCGACAGCAGGCCCGCCGTCATCGAGCGGGCGGAGCAGGACCCCAAGCGCCGGATGGCCCTCACCTTCACCTGGTACTTCGCGAAGGCCACCCGCGTCGCGATGGAGGGGGACGCCGGCAGCCGCGTCGACTTCCAGATCCCGTGCGGCCCCGCGCTCGGCGCGCTCAACGAGCGGCTGCGCGGCACCCCGCAGGAGGACTGGCGTCACCGTCACCCCGACGACATCGCCCGACTGATCATGACCGGCGCGGCGGAGCTCCTGTCCCGCGCCGCGCACCTCCCCACGCCGTCCACGACCGTCGCCGCGGGCCGGGTGGGCGTCCGGCCCTGA